The DNA sequence TAATATTGAACTTTATTTTTTTACTCATGCTACTAATATACAACTTTTAAACGGAAAGGTCTAGGAAGGTTTAAAGGGGCTGTAATAAAAAACTCCGAAAGGAATTGGAGCATTCCAGACGGAAAAAACAAAAATACTTTTTAAAAGATGATAAAGTTAATTATAAGCTTTCGATTTCTTCAACAGAAAGGCCGGATATTGTGCAAATATCACTAATCGGATAATTCATCTTTTTCATCAACTTTGCCGTTTCAAGTTTAGCTTGGTAAGAGCCATTAGCAAAGCCTTGTTGTATGCCTTGCTCTATCCCTTTTATTTCTCCCTGCAATATTCCTTCTTCAATGCCTTTTCGATAACCTTCGCTTATACATGAAGCCCTGTCATGTTCATATTTCATACGGGAATCATAAAGCCATTTATCTCTAGGACTCATTTCCATTACAGAAATAGCGGTATTTGCTTTTTTCATTATCTCTGAATTTTCTGCTAACACTTCTCTCACCTCCGGATTATCAGTTTCGATAAATTTAAGCCAGTTTAATAAGCGTTTTGTTTTATTATTTTTATATTGACCTTCCTTTAAGAGCCTTGCCTTTTCAAGGTTTAGTATATGAATCTCAAGTTTTGAAACTAAAGGCTCTTTTGTATCTTGTTCAAGAACAAGATACTTGTTGTGTAAACGCTTATTTTTATTAAAGCCTTTTCCTATCAAATTTATTGTAATACACTTTGGCAGTTTTGTATAGTCTTGACCTTGTTTTATAGCTTCGTTATACATTTTAGACCAATAATATAAGGTCCTTTCAGGAAAATCAAAATACCAACTGTTTTGAATTTCAATGTCGACAAAGGTTCCGTCTTTTAGTCTTAACTTGATGTCCAATATACCTAGCTTTTCACTTAAAAGTTCCTTATGAAACTCCTTATCCAAGAGCTCCAAACCTGCGATATTCTCAGGCGGAATATCCAGTATACATTCCAGTAAGTCCTGTAGTACGTCTTTGTTTTCTTCCGCTCCGAAGACTCGCTTAAAGGCGTAATCGTTGCGGAGAGTTATTTTAAACAATTTTTCCATTTTTACCTCTAATAAAAATTATTTGAAAAGAAAAAAAAATTCCCCCTTTCATAATTATTATAGAAATTATTTGTAGTTAATAGTAAAATTTGAAAAAGAATTTATCGATTATGCTACAAATACCAAATAGGTATGTGCTGTTGCTGCTGATAAAGCAATCTTTGTTTAATACGCAATTGTAAATCCGTTCCTCTTTTGCTATACTCTTCCTTATGGCAAGACAGACTTACGGGACGACACCTTGGGGTGCATGGTTTTTGGAGATGCTGAAAGCCTATGATGATTCAGGCCGATTGTCCAGAGGGAAAAC is a window from the Treponema denticola genome containing:
- a CDS encoding Rpn family recombination-promoting nuclease/putative transposase; translation: MEKLFKITLRNDYAFKRVFGAEENKDVLQDLLECILDIPPENIAGLELLDKEFHKELLSEKLGILDIKLRLKDGTFVDIEIQNSWYFDFPERTLYYWSKMYNEAIKQGQDYTKLPKCITINLIGKGFNKNKRLHNKYLVLEQDTKEPLVSKLEIHILNLEKARLLKEGQYKNNKTKRLLNWLKFIETDNPEVREVLAENSEIMKKANTAISVMEMSPRDKWLYDSRMKYEHDRASCISEGYRKGIEEGILQGEIKGIEQGIQQGFANGSYQAKLETAKLMKKMNYPISDICTISGLSVEEIESL